One genomic region from Candidatus Korarchaeota archaeon NZ13-K encodes:
- a CDS encoding 30S ribosomal protein S8e has translation MPGGRKPTGGKIRVSRGKRKSEAGRAPAFTRIGERRLKIVRVRGGGLKLRLIAGDQINVALGGGVTRRARILGFIENPSDKVLSRRGIITRGALVRTELGVVRVTSRTGQHGILNGVLVREEVAS, from the coding sequence TGCCGGGCGGTAGGAAGCCGACGGGTGGCAAGATAAGGGTCAGCAGGGGGAAGAGGAAGAGTGAGGCTGGAAGGGCGCCGGCCTTCACGAGGATAGGCGAGAGGAGGCTGAAGATCGTGAGGGTTAGGGGAGGAGGCCTTAAGCTGAGGCTGATAGCCGGGGATCAGATCAACGTGGCCTTGGGCGGAGGTGTCACCAGAAGGGCCAGGATCCTCGGGTTCATCGAGAACCCCTCTGACAAGGTGCTGAGCAGGAGGGGGATAATAACCAGGGGCGCTCTGGTCAGGACGGAGCTGGGTGTGGTCAGGGTGACCTCTAGGACGGGGCAGCACGGCATCCTCAACGGGGTCCTGG